In Leptidea sinapis chromosome 18, ilLepSina1.1, whole genome shotgun sequence, a genomic segment contains:
- the LOC126969632 gene encoding sucrose-6-phosphate hydrolase-like gives MKASTLRKIAVAVMCCLVAVAARSVKDQPPAAGDALAAYIAGARSELEPRFRLHYHLMPPVGWMNDPNGFSYYNGQFHMFYQFYPYDSVWGPMHWGHSISSDLVHWEELPTALIPENEMCFSGSAVDDDGVLTLIYTGRETIAQEPFYREGQYLAFSDDGVNFHKYKGNPVLPAAPNGSPDFRDPKVWKHGDYWYLIVGSKTSDERGRVLLYKSKDLKEWEFLTVLGESNGDMGYMWECPDFFELDGKFVLLMSPQGLEAKGDRFKNTYQTGYIIGTFNYTTYEFIQEVDFQEIDYGHDFYATQTLEHEGERYLVAWFSMWEVPHPEADDGWAGALTIVRQLELRDNRIIMRPVEEIVQLREEFLMDGELHSDEETELPRATELIVLGDLSEDIELLLEGVDGGDAVRLRWEARSQHVVVERGGDERRASWRPARGATWRLFLDASSLELFCGEGEAVFSTRAYPLGGWRLTNRSRGPLHVQAFRLGASVPT, from the coding sequence ATGAAGGCCTCGACGCTACGTAAGATCGCGGTCGCTGTAATGTGCTGTCTGGTCGCGGTCGCGGCGCGGTCGGTGAAGGACCAGCCCCCGGCCGCTGGGGACGCCCTCGCCGCGTACATCGCCGGCGCGCGCTCCGAGCTGGAGCCTCGGTTCCGGCTGCACTACCACCTGATGCCGCCCGTCGGCTGGATGAACGACCCCAATGGCTTCTCGTACTACAACGGACAGTTTCATATGTTTTATCAGTTCTACCCGTACGACAGCGTGTGGGGACCTATGCACTGGGGGCACTCGATTAGCTCTGATTTAGTTCACTGGGAAGAACTTCCCACCGCGTTGATTCCGGAGAATGAAATGTGCTTCTCCGGCAGTGCCGTGGATGACGATGGTGTCTTGACTCTGATCTACACGGGGCGCGAGACCATAGCACAGGAACCGTTCTACCGTGAAGGCCAGTATCTAGCTTTCAGTGACGATGGGgtcaattttcataaatataaaggCAATCCCGTACTTCCAGCGGCGCCCAACGGATCGCCAGACTTTCGTGACCCCAAGGTTTGGAAACATGGAGATTATTGGTACCTAATAGTTGGAAGCAAAACGTCAGACGAAAGGGGGAGAGTGCTTCTGTACAAGTCTAAAGACCTGAAGGAGTGGGAGTTCTTGACAGTTCTCGGTGAATCGAACGGAGACATGGGCTACATGTGGGAGTGTCCTGACTTTTTCGAGCTAGATGGTAAATTTGTACTGTTGATGTCTCCTCAAGGACTGGAAGCGAAAGGAGATCGGTTCAAGAACACGTATCAGACCGGGTACATTATCGGAACCTTCAATTATACTACATACGAGTTTATACAAGAAGTGGATTTTCAAGAAATCGACTATGGCCATGACTTCTATGCGACCCAAACCCTGGAACACGAGGGCGAGCGATATCTGGTGGCCTGGTTTAGCATGTGGGAGGTTCCGCACCCCGAGGCTGACGACGGCTGGGCCGGAGCTCTCACCATCGTGAGGCAGTTGGAGCTTAGAGATAACCGGATCATCATGAGACCGGTCGAGGAAATAGTTCAGTTGAGAGAGGAATTTCTGATGGATGGAGAGTTACATTCGGATGAAGAGACCGAGCTTCCGAGAGCTACGGAGTTGATCGTCCTCGGTGACCTCAGTGAAGACATTGAGTTGTTGCTGGAAGGTGTCGACGGAGGTGACGCAGTGAGGCTGAGGTGGGAGGCGCGCTCCCAGCACGTGGTGGTGGAGCGCGGCGGAGACGAGCGCCGCGCCAGCTGGCGTCCCGCGCGTGGCGCCACCTGGCGGCTGTTCCTGGACGCCAGCAGCCTGGAACTGTTCTGCGGCGAGGGGGAGGCGGTGTTCAGCACCCGGGCGTACCCGCTGGGGGGCTGGAGACTCACCAACAGGAGCCGCGGGCCGCTACACGTGCAAGCGTTCAGATTGGGCGCAAGTGTACCCACGTGA